The Epinephelus lanceolatus isolate andai-2023 chromosome 14, ASM4190304v1, whole genome shotgun sequence genome has a window encoding:
- the LOC117251574 gene encoding eIF5-mimic protein 2-A-like: MSNQRQQKPTLSGQRYKTRKRDEKEKFDPSQFQESIVQGLNQSGTDLEAVTKFLDASGAKLDYRRYAETLFDILVAGGMLAPGGTLSDDVTCTDFCLFKAQEDMETMQAYAQVFNKLIRRYKYLEKGFEEEIKKLLLFLKGFTESERNKLAMLTGILLANGNLSAAILSSLFNENLVKEGVSASFAVKLFKSWLSEKDINSVSGSLRKVGMDSRLMELFPANKRSCEHFSKYFTDAGLKELSDFAKNQQSIGARKELQKELEEQMSRGDPLKDIIAYVREEIKKNNISEQTMIGLIWASVMSSVEWNKKEELVTEQAIKLLKQYSPLLKAFTSQGLSELTLLLKIQEYCYDNIHFMKAFQKIVVLLYKADVLSEEAILKWYNEAHIAKGKSVFLEQMKKFVEWLKNAEEESESEEEEAD; this comes from the exons ATGAGTAATCAAAGGCAGCAGAAGCCTACGCTATCAGGCCAGCGGTACAAAACCCGAAAAAGAG ATGAAAAGGAGAAGTTTGATCCTTCCCAGTTTCAGGAAAGCATCGTACAAGGTCTGAACCAATCTGGCACTGATTTGGAAGCTGTCACAAAGTTCCTTGATGCCTCTGGTGCCAAGCTTGACTACCGACGCTATGCCGAGACTCTGTTCGACATCCTGGTGGCTGGCGGAATGCTGG CCCCAGGAGGTACCTTGTCCGATGACGTGACCTGCACTGACTTCTGTCTCTTCAAAGCACAAGAGGACATGGAGACCATGCAGGCATATGCCCAG GTCTTTAACAAACTCATCAGGCGTTACAAATACTTGGAGAAAGGGTTCGAGGAAGAGATtaaaaag ctgctgctgtttctcaaGGGCTTCACAGAGTCTGAGCGCAACAAGCTAGCCATGCTTACAGGAATTTTGCTGGCCAATGGCAATCTCTCTGCAGCCATTCTTAGCAGCCTCTTCAATGAGAACCTGGTCAAAGAAG GTGTTTCAGCGAGCTTCGCTGTAAAACTCTTCAAATCCTGGCTTTCCGAAAAGGACATCAACTCTGTCTCTGGCAGTCTCCGAAAGGTTGGCATGGACAGCAGGCTCATG GAGCTGTTCCCTGCCAACAAGCGCAGTTGTGAGCACTTCTCAAAGTACTTCACAGACGCCGGGCTCAAGGAGCTTTCGGACTTTGCCAAAAACCAGCAGTCCATAGGTGCTCGCAAGGAGCTGCAGAAAGAGCTGGAGGAGCAGATGTCACGTGGGGACCCCCTCAAAGAT ATCATCGCCTACGTCCGAGAGGAAATCAAGAAGAACAACATCTCCGAGCAGACGATGATTGGGCTAATTTGGGCCAGTGTAATGAGCTCCGTGGAGTGGAACAAGAAGGAGGAGCTGGTCACAGAACAAGCCATCAAACTTTTAAAG CAATACAGCCCACTGTTGAAGGCTTTCACCTCCCAGGGCCTCTCTGAACTCACACTCCTGTTGAAGATCCAGGAGTACTGTTACGACAACATCCACTTCATGAAGGCCTTCCAGAAAATTGTTGTGCTGCTCTACAAAG CGGATGTCTTGAGTGAGGAGGCAATTCTGAAGTGGTACAACGAAGCCCACATTGCCAAAGGAAAGAGCGTTTTCCTTGAGCAGATGAAAAAGTTTGTTGAATGGCTCAAGAATGCAGAGGAAG AATCTgagtcagaggaagaggaggcagacTGA